Proteins encoded by one window of Streptomyces sp. ALI-76-A:
- a CDS encoding S1 family peptidase has translation MKHRRIPGRRAAVAGAGVAALVAMGVTFQSANASEAPKSSDPAPLSALAAGKLASTLGQDLGADAAGTFYDAKTRSLVVNVLDESAAKTVEAAGAEARLVGNSLAELRSAHGTLKQDASIPGTAWVTDPTTNKVVVTADRTVSDAEWARLTEVVDGLGATAELRRTTGEYKPLVAGGDAITGGGGRCSLGFNVVKGGEPYFLTAGHCTESVSTWSDAGGTVIGQNEESSFPGNDYGLVKYTGSVDHPSEVNLYNGSTQQITQAAAATVGMRVTRSGSTTQVHSGTVTGLDATVNYGNGDIVNGLIRTDVCAEPGDSGGSLFSGSTAIGLTSGGSGDCASGGETFFQPVTEALSVFGAQIG, from the coding sequence TTGAAGCACCGACGCATACCCGGGCGGCGGGCCGCCGTGGCAGGTGCGGGCGTCGCCGCACTGGTCGCCATGGGAGTCACCTTCCAGTCCGCGAACGCCAGTGAGGCGCCGAAGAGTTCCGACCCCGCGCCGCTGTCGGCCCTGGCGGCCGGAAAGCTCGCCTCGACACTCGGTCAGGACCTCGGCGCCGACGCGGCGGGAACGTTCTACGACGCGAAGACCAGGAGCCTCGTGGTCAACGTGCTCGACGAGAGCGCGGCGAAGACGGTCGAGGCGGCCGGCGCCGAGGCCAGACTCGTCGGGAACTCCCTCGCCGAGCTGAGGAGCGCCCACGGCACGCTGAAGCAGGACGCGAGCATCCCCGGCACCGCCTGGGTGACCGACCCGACGACCAACAAGGTCGTCGTCACCGCCGACCGCACGGTCTCCGACGCCGAATGGGCCAGGCTGACCGAGGTCGTCGACGGACTCGGCGCCACGGCCGAACTCCGGCGCACCACGGGGGAGTACAAGCCCCTCGTCGCGGGCGGTGACGCCATCACCGGCGGTGGCGGGCGCTGCTCGCTGGGCTTCAACGTGGTCAAGGGCGGCGAGCCGTACTTCCTCACCGCCGGACACTGCACCGAGTCCGTCTCCACCTGGTCGGACGCCGGCGGCACCGTCATCGGCCAGAACGAGGAGTCGAGCTTCCCCGGCAACGACTACGGCCTGGTCAAGTACACCGGCAGCGTGGACCACCCGAGCGAGGTGAACCTCTACAACGGCTCCACGCAGCAGATCACCCAGGCGGCCGCGGCCACCGTCGGCATGCGGGTCACCCGCAGCGGCTCCACGACCCAGGTGCACAGCGGCACGGTCACCGGCCTGGACGCCACCGTGAACTACGGCAACGGCGACATCGTCAACGGCCTGATCCGGACCGACGTCTGCGCCGAGCCCGGCGACAGCGGCGGCTCGCTCTTCTCCGGCAGCACCGCGATCGGCCTCACCTCCGGCGGCAGCGGCGACTGCGCCTCGGGCGGCGAGACCTTCTTCCAGCCGGTCACCGAGGCGCTCTCGGTCTTCGGCGCCCAGATCGGCTGA